GACTGCATCTGACTGTGACCTGCTACGGAAGAAAGGGCCTTTTTCTGGTGCTCATGACCAAGGCAGGACTGACAGCAATGGAGGCTCCTGGCTCTCGGCAGCCGGACCTCCAAGGTCCTTAACCACATGTGGTGCGGGCCCTGCAGCGTCAACAGCGTCTCCAGCCTGGAGCCCATGAGCGGCTGCCGGCACCTGAGCGAGCTCTACCTGAGGAGGAACCGCATCTCCAGCCTGGCTGAGCTCTTCTACCTGAAGGACCTGCCCCACCTCAGGGTGCTGTGGCTGGCCGAGAACCCGTGCTGCGGCCCCAGCCCCCACCTGTACCGCATGACTGTGCTGCGCAACCTGCCCCGCCTGCAGAAGCTGGACAACCAAGGTAGGGCAGCGAGGCAGCTCCTAGCAGGGCGCTCCCCAGACACCCCCGTCTTAAGCAATCCCAGCTCAAGGTGCAGGGGCCTCAGTCACACAGAAGTGATCGGGAGTAACTCTCATGTAAACACACCCCCTTTCTGAAGTGTTGGTGCTCTCTGACACCCACTGCAACGTGCGGTGCCTGCAGGACTCCCGTCTGAACGCACCCAGGCCTGGGTACCCTGACAGCCCCTCCACCTGTGCCCCGTGGGGAGCATCCTCACACTGCATGGCGAGGATGAGTCTGCACGCAGCTGGGCAGTGTGGCGTGGGCTCAGGTCCTCTGGCAGCCAGGTCTCTGGAGCTGCATGGGAAACACTCCCACTGCCCCCCGCACCATGTGCCCACACACCCTCCTATCAGAGTGTGGAGGCCATGCCATGGTGCAGGTTCTAGCTTACTGACCCTGGGGCTGGTGCTCCTTCATGGTTAACCCGCTGGGATTCTTAGCATGGCACTTCTTACCCTTGTCAGATACATGGAATTGTTTCTCCCAAATACTTCCAGTACCACCAGGGAAACTTGTCTCagagcgcctttaatcccagcactcgggaggcagaggtaggaggattgtcatgagttcaaggccagcctgagactacatagtgagttccaggccagcctgagctagagtgaaaccctacctcaaaaagccaaaaaaaaaaaaaaaaattagaggctgGAGGTATAGCTTGGTGGCAGAGGTGCAGCTTAGCATGTGCAAGTCCCTGGGTTTAGTCCCAGTGGCACGCAAGTTTGTCTCAGAGCTTTTGCTCCTGGCAGATGCTGGAGCTGAGGCTCCCAAGCACATGTTGACCGTCTGTCTGCCCAGTGTCACTCAAGGGCTGCAGCTGGGGTGAGGAGACAGGACTGGCGCTGTAGACGGCGCCTGCGCACGTGCGAAGCAGGCTGTGCGGTAGTCACGGCGGCGCAGGGGAGACTTCTCTGACCCCTCACCTTCTCTGTCCTCCCCAAGCCGTGACCGAGGAAGAGCTGACCCGCGCACTGATGGAGGGAGATGAGATCACTGCCGCCCCCAGCAAAGGGGGTGCAGGCAACGGGCGCTCCCCGCCCTCCTACACACTGTGTTCCGTCGGCTCCAGCACTGCCACCAGCCAGGGCCTGCTGAGCTACACTGAGGaggaggcagagtgagcctgCGGGGAGTGGGCCCTACCTgctccagctccccagccctggggttcATGTCTTCTACTGGGGAGTGGGGAAGAGAAGGCGCCCTTCATGCCAAGTGCATGGGCAGGAAAGGAAATGCAAGGGCCCAAGGGTGGGGGAGCAGGGGGTGGGCCCATGGGGCTTCCTAAGCAGTCGGCTTCCTGCTGTGGCTGTGTGAGCAGAAGCCCCAGACTGGTTCCCCATGGCCTTGGCTTCCCATTTCCTAGGAAGCATTTGGATGTGAGTTCTGTGCGTGGCAGCCACAGGCCCAAGTCATTCCTGTATTAGTTGCCTGTCCAGAGACTCTGATAAAAGGTGTTACAGGTGGGGGACCTGGGCACAGGCGAGGGCACCCCAGTGGGACAAGAGAGAGAACTCTCCAGTTGCTGGGGTTCTCAAGGACAGCACAGCTACCATTTTGGAGATAACACAAATTGGGGTCCTCTCCCTTTTGTTTCCTGCTCTGTCCTGGGAGGACTCCCAATATGATTTGGCTCCTCACCCGCATTTGGCCCATGGAGAGTATTCACAAGGGCAGCCGGTGCCTGGAGCCCGACCTCCCTCACTGCCTCCCTCTCACCACCAGAATCCAGGGGCAGCTCAGCCTGAAAACCCCTGCCGTAGACGGGTCTCCTTCCTTCTCGCAGAGGGATGCTTTGAGGAG
The genomic region above belongs to Jaculus jaculus isolate mJacJac1 chromosome 5, mJacJac1.mat.Y.cur, whole genome shotgun sequence and contains:
- the Cfap410 gene encoding cilia- and flagella-associated protein 410 isoform X2, producing the protein MVAHAFNPSTQEAEISICQEMPSLEVITLSVNSVSSLEPMSGCRHLSELYLRRNRISSLAELFYLKDLPHLRVLWLAENPCCGPSPHLYRMTVLRNLPRLQKLDNQAVTEEELTRALMEGDEITAAPSKGGAGNGRSPPSYTLCSVGSSTATSQGLLSYTEEEAEIQGQLSLKTPAVDGSPSFSQRDALRSHKDRNILTAILLLLQELDAEGLETVQQTVSGRLQALHRQQPQEDVE
- the Cfap410 gene encoding cilia- and flagella-associated protein 410 isoform X1; protein product: MKLTRKMVLSRAKASELHSVRKLNCWGSRLTDISICQEMPSLEVITLSVNSVSSLEPMSGCRHLSELYLRRNRISSLAELFYLKDLPHLRVLWLAENPCCGPSPHLYRMTVLRNLPRLQKLDNQAVTEEELTRALMEGDEITAAPSKGGAGNGRSPPSYTLCSVGSSTATSQGLLSYTEEEAEIQGQLSLKTPAVDGSPSFSQRDALRSHKDRNILTAILLLLQELDAEGLETVQQTVSGRLQALHRQQPQEDVE